Proteins encoded together in one Pseudomonas sp. Seg1 window:
- a CDS encoding TerC family protein: protein MEWLADPTAWLGLLTLIVLELVLGIDNLVFIAILADKLPPHQRDRARIIGLSLALIMRLGLLASISWLVTLTQPLFEVFDKSFSGRDLIMLFGGVFLLFKATMELHERLEGHVGERSTNTAYALFWPIVAQIVVLDAVFSLDAVITAVGMVDELAVMMIAVIISIGLMIVASKPLTRFVNAHPTVIMLCLGFLMMIGFALTAEGLGFHIPKGYLYAAIGFSILIEVFNQIARARRKRSMQGLRPIRERTAHAVMRLLGGRKLAVEEVGEEISDLLDDGDAPSAELFDRRERVMISGVLQLAERPIRSLMTVRADVDTIDLADDAEAIRTKLMHSSYSRLPLIRDGVVDEPLGFVHKKELLKEYLAGAEPNLEHLARKTINLLDSFSILNALEQMRAASTHIAFVVNEFGDFVGVLTMTDILESIAGELPDASEVEGPDVLEAQGGFLVSGALNLSRVRQRTGFGAEATEDYQTVAGLVMSLLDRLPIKGDRLEHAGWYMTVVAVEERRVTQVLLVREAA, encoded by the coding sequence ATGGAATGGTTAGCGGATCCCACGGCCTGGTTAGGCTTGTTGACCTTGATCGTGCTGGAACTGGTGCTGGGTATCGACAACCTGGTGTTCATTGCAATTCTTGCCGACAAACTGCCACCGCATCAGCGCGACCGAGCCCGAATCATCGGCCTGTCGCTGGCGCTGATCATGCGCTTGGGCCTGTTGGCGAGTATTTCCTGGCTGGTCACCCTTACGCAGCCGTTGTTCGAGGTGTTCGACAAGAGCTTCTCCGGGCGTGACTTGATCATGCTGTTCGGTGGCGTGTTCCTGCTGTTCAAAGCCACCATGGAATTGCACGAACGGCTGGAAGGCCATGTCGGCGAGCGCTCGACCAACACCGCTTATGCGCTGTTCTGGCCGATTGTCGCGCAGATCGTGGTGCTCGACGCGGTGTTCTCGCTGGACGCGGTGATTACCGCCGTGGGCATGGTCGATGAACTGGCGGTGATGATGATCGCCGTGATCATCTCCATTGGCCTGATGATTGTCGCGAGCAAGCCGCTGACCCGCTTCGTCAACGCACACCCGACGGTGATCATGCTGTGTCTGGGCTTCTTGATGATGATCGGTTTCGCCCTGACCGCCGAAGGTCTGGGTTTCCACATCCCGAAAGGCTATCTGTACGCGGCCATCGGTTTCTCGATCCTGATCGAGGTGTTCAACCAGATCGCCCGGGCCCGACGCAAACGTTCGATGCAGGGCTTGCGGCCGATACGTGAACGTACGGCCCATGCGGTGATGCGTTTGCTGGGCGGTCGCAAGCTGGCGGTGGAGGAGGTCGGCGAAGAGATTTCCGACCTGCTGGACGATGGTGACGCGCCGAGCGCCGAGCTGTTCGACCGCCGTGAGCGCGTGATGATCAGCGGCGTGCTGCAACTGGCCGAGCGGCCGATCCGCAGCCTGATGACCGTGCGCGCCGACGTCGACACCATCGATCTGGCGGACGATGCCGAGGCGATTCGCACGAAGTTGATGCACTCGTCCTACTCGCGTCTGCCGCTGATCCGCGACGGTGTGGTGGATGAACCATTGGGCTTCGTGCACAAGAAAGAGTTGCTCAAGGAATACCTGGCTGGCGCCGAGCCCAACCTGGAGCATCTGGCACGTAAGACCATCAACCTGCTCGACAGCTTTTCGATCCTCAACGCACTGGAGCAGATGCGCGCGGCGTCGACCCACATTGCTTTCGTGGTCAACGAATTCGGTGACTTCGTCGGCGTGCTGACCATGACCGACATTCTGGAGTCGATTGCCGGTGAGCTGCCTGATGCCAGCGAAGTAGAAGGCCCGGATGTGCTCGAGGCGCAGGGCGGGTTTCTCGTCAGTGGTGCGTTGAATCTGTCGCGAGTGCGTCAACGCACCGGATTTGGTGCCGAGGCGACCGAGGACTATCAGACGGTCGCGGGGTTGGTGATGAGCCTCCTGGATCGATTGCCGATTAAAGGTGACCGTCTGGAGCATGCGGGCTGGTACATGACTGTGGTGGCGGTTGAAGAGCGTCGTGTGACGCAGGTGTTGTTGGTGCGAGAGGCCGCGTAA
- a CDS encoding phospholipase D-like domain-containing protein: MRILVKNPQDDFRVKAYAGTNGVLLAMDLAEPRRKGLLGFAIEKQQGDKPWLFLFNSLTFPGKPHTFPQFHATPSDKAPLQKFRWADYAVNPGMTIHYRVHLAYGTPEAPQLGEFLELTVISDDGHPADQSVIFNRAVAASQAFQRKFPDLDAQISANKNIPIEAWPDAARQWLENGLLARLLGFIERAVDGQWALDIAIYEYQLQAILDAVNAAFERGVRIRVLYHARPDDEDTTINEASLAKLPASSKRGRVTHNIFHNKYIVLSQLDAAGQRQPQAVLCGSTNFTANGVYRQANVVHVLDEKAMGASYLQVFEQIWALPDDVGKTRDWITEHNPMDRAQPLFAGFSPRTGGGDLREFVRIIEAARKDVLFVTAFTLPDAILNALLGRPHDDILRYGLQNTVSRITGFHADRTAEFAATALLNTGLEGWLRENMKGQKGNLLVHTKAVVTDFTTDAPTIISGSHNLSASASNGNDENYLIIRGDTDLADRYGLELLRFYEHYRFRYFAKKLALKQVSPLAVDDRWTNDYYVEGDLRELSRLRFAGR, translated from the coding sequence ATGCGCATTCTGGTCAAGAACCCTCAGGACGACTTCCGCGTCAAAGCCTACGCCGGTACCAACGGCGTGCTGCTGGCGATGGATCTGGCCGAACCCCGGCGCAAAGGCCTGCTCGGATTCGCCATCGAAAAACAGCAAGGCGACAAGCCTTGGCTGTTTCTCTTCAACAGCCTGACCTTCCCCGGTAAACCCCACACGTTCCCGCAGTTTCACGCCACCCCCAGCGATAAGGCCCCGCTACAGAAATTCCGCTGGGCCGATTACGCGGTGAATCCGGGGATGACCATTCACTATCGCGTCCACCTCGCTTATGGCACGCCGGAGGCTCCCCAACTGGGTGAGTTTCTGGAACTGACCGTCATCAGCGACGACGGTCATCCAGCCGATCAAAGCGTGATTTTCAATCGTGCCGTGGCCGCCAGTCAGGCGTTCCAGCGCAAGTTTCCCGACCTCGATGCGCAGATCAGCGCCAACAAAAACATACCCATCGAAGCCTGGCCTGATGCGGCGCGACAATGGCTGGAGAACGGCTTGCTCGCACGTTTGCTGGGGTTTATCGAGCGCGCGGTCGATGGGCAGTGGGCACTGGACATCGCCATTTACGAATATCAATTGCAAGCCATCCTCGACGCCGTGAATGCAGCCTTCGAGCGTGGTGTACGGATTCGCGTTCTGTATCACGCCCGACCCGATGACGAAGACACCACAATCAACGAAGCGAGCCTGGCCAAACTGCCCGCGTCGAGCAAACGCGGGCGCGTCACGCACAACATCTTCCACAACAAATACATCGTTCTCAGCCAACTCGATGCGGCCGGTCAACGCCAGCCCCAAGCCGTGTTGTGCGGCAGTACCAACTTCACTGCGAACGGCGTTTACCGCCAGGCCAACGTCGTGCATGTACTGGACGAGAAGGCGATGGGGGCCAGTTACCTGCAAGTCTTCGAGCAGATCTGGGCGCTGCCAGACGACGTCGGCAAGACCCGCGACTGGATCACCGAGCACAACCCGATGGACCGTGCGCAGCCACTGTTTGCCGGGTTCTCGCCGCGTACCGGCGGTGGCGATCTGCGCGAGTTCGTCAGAATCATTGAAGCGGCCCGCAAGGACGTCTTGTTTGTCACTGCGTTTACGTTGCCCGATGCGATCCTCAACGCCTTGCTCGGCCGGCCGCATGACGACATTTTGCGTTATGGCCTGCAAAACACGGTCAGCCGCATCACCGGATTCCACGCCGACCGCACGGCCGAGTTCGCCGCAACGGCGTTGCTCAACACCGGTCTGGAAGGTTGGCTGCGTGAAAACATGAAAGGCCAGAAAGGTAATTTGCTGGTGCACACCAAAGCGGTGGTCACCGACTTCACCACGGACGCTCCGACCATCATCAGTGGCAGTCACAACCTCAGTGCTTCGGCCAGCAATGGCAACGACGAGAACTACCTGATCATTCGCGGTGATACCGATCTGGCCGATCGTTATGGCCTGGAGCTGTTGCGGTTTTATGAGCATTACCGCTTTCGATATTTCGCGAAAAAACTGGCGTTGAAGCAGGTCAGTCCGTTGGCGGTGGATGACCGTTGGACCAATGACTATTACGTCGAAGGCGATTTGCGCGAGCTGTCCCGATTGCGCTTTGCCGGACGTTAG